In a genomic window of Streptococcus oralis subsp. tigurinus:
- a CDS encoding TrkH family potassium uptake protein — protein sequence MVFKSFFEKIKTTLVRLSPARRIFLSFALVIFLGSLLLSLPLVQAATSQATYFDHLFTTVSMVCVTGLFTQPVASTYNIWGQLICMLLIQIGGLGLMTFIGIFYIQGKQKLSLRSRETIQESFSYGETQSLRDFIRSIFLTTFLVEGLGAFLLSFRFIPEFGWGRGILTSIFLAISAFCNAGFDNFGSTSLAVFQTDPLINLVIAGLIITGGLGFMVWFDLAIQFGKKKKRRLRFHTKLVLFLTAGILLFGTVSTLLIEWNNLGTIGNLSVPEKLLVSFFQTVSMRTAGFASIDYTQARPVTLLIYILQMFLGGAPGGTAGGLKITTFFVLLVFARSELLGLPHANVARRTIEPRTVQKSFSVFIIFLLTFLLGLILLGITAEGNPRFIYLMFETISALATVGVTANLTPELGKLALSIVMLLMFIGRIGPLTLLVSLAEYKPDKKDLIHYMKADITIG from the coding sequence ATGGTATTCAAATCATTTTTTGAAAAAATAAAGACGACGCTAGTTCGATTATCACCAGCTCGTCGCATCTTTTTAAGTTTTGCCCTAGTAATCTTCTTGGGTTCTCTCCTTTTAAGCCTACCCTTGGTTCAAGCAGCAACGTCACAAGCGACCTACTTTGACCATCTCTTTACGACTGTGTCCATGGTCTGTGTGACAGGGCTCTTCACCCAGCCGGTGGCCTCTACTTACAATATCTGGGGCCAGTTGATTTGCATGCTGTTGATCCAGATCGGTGGATTGGGGCTTATGACCTTTATTGGAATCTTTTATATCCAAGGGAAACAAAAGCTCAGTCTTCGTAGCCGTGAGACTATTCAAGAAAGTTTTAGTTATGGGGAAACCCAGTCCTTAAGGGACTTCATCCGCTCGATCTTTTTGACGACTTTTCTGGTAGAAGGGCTCGGTGCCTTTCTCCTGAGTTTCCGCTTCATTCCTGAATTTGGATGGGGGCGAGGGATTCTAACCTCTATCTTTTTGGCTATTTCAGCTTTCTGCAATGCTGGATTTGATAATTTTGGAAGTACGAGTTTAGCAGTCTTTCAGACGGACCCTTTGATCAATCTAGTGATTGCAGGATTGATTATAACGGGTGGCCTAGGATTTATGGTCTGGTTTGACCTAGCGATCCAGTTTGGGAAAAAGAAAAAACGCCGCCTGCGTTTCCATACCAAGTTGGTTCTCTTTTTAACGGCGGGAATTTTGCTCTTTGGAACAGTATCGACTCTCTTAATCGAGTGGAACAATCTAGGGACGATTGGGAATCTCAGCGTCCCAGAGAAACTATTGGTTAGTTTCTTCCAGACTGTCAGTATGAGGACAGCAGGCTTTGCCTCTATTGACTACACCCAGGCTCGACCAGTTACCTTACTGATCTACATTTTGCAGATGTTTCTGGGCGGGGCACCTGGAGGGACAGCAGGGGGACTCAAGATTACGACCTTCTTTGTCTTGTTGGTCTTTGCTCGCAGTGAATTATTGGGCTTGCCTCATGCCAATGTAGCTCGGAGGACCATTGAACCTCGAACCGTACAAAAATCTTTCAGTGTCTTTATTATCTTCTTGTTGACTTTCTTACTGGGCTTGATTTTACTAGGGATAACAGCAGAAGGAAATCCGCGCTTTATCTATCTCATGTTTGAGACCATTTCAGCACTTGCTACTGTTGGGGTAACGGCAAATTTAACACCAGAGTTAGGTAAGTTAGCCCTTAGTATCGTTATGTTGCTGATGTTTATTGGCCGTATTGGCCCCTTGACACTACTGGTCAGCTTAGCAGAATATAAGCCAGACAAGAAAGATTTGATTCACTATATGAAAGCAGATATCACTATCGGATAA
- a CDS encoding potassium channel family protein, with amino-acid sequence MSDRTIGILGLGIFGSSVLAALAKHHMNIIAIDDHEERINQFEPVLARGVVGDITDEELLLSAGIDTCDTVVVATGENLESSVLAVMHCKSLGVPTVIAKVKSHMAKKVLEKIGADSVISPEFEMGRSLAQRILFHNSVDVFQLDKNVSIVEMRIPQSWAGKSLSQLDLRGRYNLNVLGFRDYENSPLDVQFGPDDLLRSGAYIMAVINNQHLDTLTELSE; translated from the coding sequence ATGTCAGATCGGACAATTGGAATTTTAGGTTTGGGAATTTTTGGGAGTAGTGTTTTGGCTGCTCTTGCCAAGCATCATATGAATATCATTGCTATTGATGACCACGAGGAGCGCATTAATCAATTTGAACCCGTGCTGGCGCGTGGGGTTGTTGGAGATATCACGGATGAAGAACTCCTTCTATCAGCTGGAATTGACACCTGCGATACCGTGGTTGTCGCAACGGGGGAAAATCTAGAATCCAGTGTTCTTGCAGTCATGCACTGTAAAAGTCTAGGGGTGCCGACCGTCATTGCCAAGGTAAAAAGTCATATGGCCAAAAAGGTACTGGAGAAAATTGGTGCGGACTCGGTCATCTCACCGGAATTTGAAATGGGGCGTTCGTTAGCGCAGAGAATTCTCTTTCATAACAGCGTAGATGTCTTTCAGTTGGACAAGAATGTTTCAATTGTCGAGATGAGAATCCCCCAATCTTGGGCGGGGAAAAGCCTTAGCCAGCTAGATTTACGTGGGCGATACAATCTCAATGTACTTGGATTTCGTGACTATGAAAATTCTCCTCTAGATGTTCAATTCGGCCCCGATGACCTTTTACGGTCAGGCGCCTATATCATGGCGGTGATTAATAACCAACATTTGGATACTCTAACAGAGCTTAGTGAGTAG
- a CDS encoding ABC transporter permease, with the protein MRTIAIAKKVIKELLRDKRTLAMMFVAPVFIMWLMNLMFSASTTVNVKLATQDLPTGLVTKMDELDHVDIETYQDLDQAKEALANEKVDAVISYKDGEYQVDYANTDASKTTMTRQVLRTSIVNEGTDQLLSRVKQALPQLKLDAKAPEIKESYQYGDKNTGFFARMIPILIGFVVFFFVFLISGMALLKERTSGTLERLLATPVKRSEIVYGYMLSYGIIAIFQTAVVVLAAIWLLDVEVVGNILNVIIVNVVLALVALAFGILLSTLAKSEFQMMQFIPLVIMPQLFFSGIIPLSSMGEWAPTVGKFLPLTYSGDAISQIILYGHNLGDILSNLGVLMIFLIILTILNIVGLRRYRKV; encoded by the coding sequence ATGAGAACCATTGCTATTGCTAAAAAAGTTATCAAAGAATTGCTTCGTGACAAACGAACCTTGGCTATGATGTTTGTAGCGCCGGTATTTATTATGTGGCTGATGAACCTCATGTTTTCAGCTAGTACAACCGTGAATGTCAAGTTAGCGACACAAGATCTACCAACTGGTTTGGTAACGAAAATGGATGAGCTTGATCATGTGGACATCGAGACTTATCAAGACTTAGATCAGGCCAAAGAAGCGCTAGCAAATGAAAAAGTCGATGCTGTGATTTCTTATAAAGACGGTGAGTATCAGGTCGACTACGCAAATACAGATGCTTCTAAAACAACTATGACACGACAAGTGTTACGAACAAGTATCGTCAATGAAGGCACCGATCAGTTATTATCTCGTGTCAAACAGGCTCTTCCACAATTGAAATTAGATGCAAAGGCGCCTGAAATCAAAGAATCTTACCAATATGGAGATAAAAATACTGGATTCTTTGCACGTATGATTCCAATTTTAATTGGCTTTGTGGTCTTCTTCTTTGTCTTTTTGATTTCTGGTATGGCACTTTTGAAAGAGCGCACCAGTGGAACACTAGAACGTTTGTTAGCAACACCAGTGAAACGATCTGAAATCGTCTATGGCTATATGTTGTCTTACGGTATTATTGCGATTTTTCAAACGGCAGTTGTCGTTTTAGCAGCAATTTGGCTACTAGATGTAGAAGTTGTAGGAAATATTTTAAATGTTATAATAGTTAATGTGGTACTGGCTCTTGTAGCACTAGCTTTTGGAATTCTCTTGTCTACTCTAGCAAAATCAGAATTCCAAATGATGCAATTTATTCCTCTCGTGATTATGCCCCAACTTTTTTTCTCAGGAATTATTCCATTGTCATCCATGGGAGAATGGGCTCCAACTGTGGGGAAATTTTTGCCATTAACCTATTCTGGTGATGCAATAAGCCAGATTATTCTTTACGGACACAATCTTGGTGATATTTTGTCAAATCTTGGTGTTTTAATGATTTTCTTGATCATTTTAACAATTCTTAATATTGTTGGATTGCGTCGTTATCGTAAAGTTTAG
- a CDS encoding nucleoside phosphorylase: protein MIQKHAIPILEFDDNPQAVLMPTHEGLDLKLPKKCIYAFLEEEIDRYAQEAGADCVGEFVSATKTYPVYVVNYKGEEICLTQAPVGSAPAAQFMDWLIGYGVEQIISTGTCGVLADIEENAFLIPIRALRDEGTSYHYVAPFRYMEMQIEAISAIEQVLEQRGIPYEEVMTWTTDGFYRETAEKVAYRKEEGCAVVEMECSALAAVAQLRRVVWGELLFTADSLADLDNYDSRDWGVEAFDKALELCLAIMHHM from the coding sequence ATGATTCAGAAACATGCGATTCCCATTTTGGAGTTTGATGACAATCCCCAGGCGGTCCTTATGCCAACACATGAGGGATTGGACTTAAAGTTGCCAAAGAAATGCATCTATGCATTTTTGGAGGAAGAGATTGACCGCTACGCTCAGGAAGCAGGAGCGGACTGTGTTGGTGAGTTCGTTTCTGCCACCAAGACTTATCCAGTCTATGTCGTCAACTACAAGGGTGAGGAGATCTGTCTGACCCAGGCGCCCGTTGGTTCTGCCCCAGCGGCCCAGTTTATGGATTGGTTGATTGGCTATGGTGTAGAGCAAATCATCTCCACTGGAACCTGTGGCGTCCTAGCCGATATAGAGGAGAATGCTTTTCTCATCCCTATTCGCGCTCTGCGAGATGAGGGGACCAGCTACCACTATGTAGCACCTTTTCGTTATATGGAGATGCAGATTGAGGCTATCTCTGCCATTGAGCAAGTCTTGGAACAAAGAGGCATTCCTTACGAGGAGGTTATGACTTGGACGACAGATGGTTTTTACCGAGAGACAGCTGAAAAGGTTGCCTATCGTAAGGAAGAAGGCTGTGCTGTTGTGGAGATGGAGTGCTCTGCTCTTGCGGCAGTAGCTCAGTTACGTAGGGTTGTCTGGGGAGAACTGCTCTTTACCGCAGATTCCCTGGCGGATCTAGATAACTACGACAGTCGTGACTGGGGCGTAGAAGCTTTTGATAAGGCCCTCGAACTCTGTCTTGCTATTATGCACCACATGTGA
- a CDS encoding TetR/AcrR family transcriptional regulator translates to MDKTVFESFEDYLEEANYPQGKKKIMQAAVDLISTRSYHGTSTLHIAERAGLSQATLFKYFKTKDDLLTAILHPVVPGIFGSFFEELLAFETTEERVRYLVHDRMSYLKKNRALMKIILQESFSNKKLKNEQIFIWNAIQDKLRVLRKELIADPRVNPELTIPQMVRICVGPLLAYFAQLYIVSDNGEIKEEDLDLLEKQILGGLWK, encoded by the coding sequence ATGGATAAGACTGTTTTTGAATCGTTTGAAGATTACTTAGAAGAAGCGAATTACCCTCAAGGAAAGAAAAAAATCATGCAGGCAGCAGTGGATCTCATATCAACTAGGAGTTACCATGGGACCTCAACTCTTCACATAGCTGAGCGTGCTGGACTAAGCCAGGCAACTTTGTTTAAGTATTTTAAGACGAAGGATGATTTACTGACGGCTATTTTACATCCTGTAGTCCCAGGCATTTTCGGTAGTTTTTTTGAGGAACTCTTAGCTTTTGAAACGACAGAAGAGAGGGTTCGTTATCTCGTCCACGATCGTATGAGCTATCTCAAAAAAAATCGTGCTTTGATGAAAATCATTCTGCAGGAGAGTTTTTCAAATAAAAAACTAAAAAATGAACAGATTTTTATCTGGAATGCTATTCAAGATAAACTTCGAGTACTCCGTAAGGAATTGATAGCAGATCCACGTGTAAATCCAGAGTTAACGATTCCTCAAATGGTTCGTATTTGTGTTGGCCCATTGTTGGCTTACTTCGCTCAACTTTATATCGTTAGCGACAACGGAGAAATAAAGGAAGAGGACCTAGACTTATTAGAAAAACAGATTTTAGGTGGTTTGTGGAAATAA
- a CDS encoding response regulator transcription factor, which translates to MKKTILLVDDEIDILDIQNRYLLQAGYDVLVAHDGKEGLELFRKKSIDLIITDIMMPNMDGYDFISEVQYIAPDQPFLFTTAKTSEQDKIYGLSLGADDFIVKPFSPRELVLRVNNILRRLSRGGETEQIEFGDLVINHVTHEVRIGEQPLELTVKSFELLWVLASNPERVFSKTELYEKVWQEDYVDDTNTLNVHIHALRQELTKYTNSNAPAIKTVWGLGYKMERSRGRK; encoded by the coding sequence ATGAAAAAGACAATTTTGCTGGTTGATGATGAGATAGATATTCTAGATATTCAAAACCGCTATCTTTTACAGGCAGGATACGATGTTTTAGTCGCCCATGATGGCAAGGAGGGATTAGAACTTTTCAGAAAAAAATCTATCGACCTCATCATCACAGATATCATGATGCCCAATATGGACGGTTATGATTTTATCAGTGAAGTTCAGTATATCGCTCCGGATCAACCCTTCCTCTTTACAACTGCTAAGACAAGCGAACAGGATAAGATTTATGGCTTAAGTTTGGGGGCAGATGATTTTATAGTCAAGCCCTTTAGCCCACGCGAATTGGTTTTAAGAGTGAATAATATCTTGCGTCGCCTTAGCCGTGGAGGAGAGACAGAACAGATCGAGTTTGGTGACTTGGTAATCAACCATGTGACTCATGAAGTTCGCATTGGGGAGCAACCTTTGGAATTGACAGTAAAATCCTTTGAACTTCTATGGGTATTAGCCAGCAATCCCGAGAGAGTCTTTTCAAAGACGGAACTTTACGAGAAGGTATGGCAAGAGGACTATGTGGATGATACCAATACACTCAATGTTCATATCCATGCTTTGAGGCAAGAGTTGACCAAGTATACAAATTCAAATGCTCCTGCTATCAAAACTGTCTGGGGTTTGGGCTATAAGATGGAAAGATCAAGAGGTAGAAAATGA
- a CDS encoding SSURE domain-containing protein, whose product MKFNPNQRYTRWSIRRLSVGVASVVVASGFFVLVGQPSSARADVVNPTPAQVVPDAASVSEKSDLPAEVLKKAVDVALPSEQADSAPKASLDTTSSSEKADATAKEPAVAPKEEVQAQPDSKKQTEDAVKPVESPAPTVSGQDREASEAQPATTPAEVQKGVADNTKDTVDVPATYLDKANFPGPFTAGINQVIPYEFFAGDGMLTRLILKASDKAPWSDNGTAKNPALPPVEKLGKGLYFYEVDLAGTQGKSDKELLDLLKQNGTHSYKATIKVYGAKDGKPDLTNLVATKDLDVNLNGLTTSAEVQKGVADNTKDTVDVPASYLDKANFPGPFTAGVNQVIPYEFFAGDGMLTRLILKASDKAPWSDNGSAKNPALPPVEKLGKGLYFYEVDLAGTQGKSDKELLDLLKQNGTQSYKATIKVYGAKDGKPDLTNLVATKDLTVNLNGLTTPNQVKESGLTTSNQVKDSVANNIKNSIDVPASYLEKANVPGPFLAGVNQVIPYEAFGGDGMLTRLLLKASDKAPWSDNGTAKNPALLPLEGLAKGQYFYEVDLNGNTVGKDGQALLDQLRANGTHTYLATVKVYGAKDGKPDLSNLVATRQVTIQLRGKEMASTPSQQGQMNTKPSETGSTGTTEGMMGTNHRMSDMKTDQPASSPMTNMMKKDDKAMLPNTGEAKTATAGLGIFGLALAGLVGLLGLTTKRED is encoded by the coding sequence ATGAAATTCAATCCAAATCAGAGATATACTCGTTGGTCTATTCGCCGTCTCAGTGTCGGTGTTGCTTCAGTTGTTGTGGCTAGTGGCTTCTTTGTCCTAGTTGGTCAACCAAGTTCTGCACGTGCTGATGTCGTCAATCCGACCCCTGCCCAAGTCGTGCCAGACGCTGCTTCGGTGAGTGAAAAGAGCGACTTACCAGCAGAGGTTCTCAAAAAAGCAGTCGATGTAGCTCTTCCTTCAGAACAAGCAGACTCAGCACCTAAAGCAAGCTTGGATACTACAAGCTCTTCAGAAAAAGCGGACGCAACTGCTAAAGAGCCGGCAGTAGCGCCAAAAGAAGAAGTACAAGCACAACCTGACTCTAAGAAACAAACAGAAGATGCAGTTAAACCTGTGGAAAGTCCTGCGCCTACAGTTTCTGGACAAGACCGTGAAGCTAGTGAAGCACAACCAGCGACCACCCCAGCTGAAGTCCAAAAAGGTGTGGCTGACAATACAAAAGATACAGTAGATGTCCCAGCCACTTACTTGGACAAGGCTAACTTTCCTGGTCCCTTCACCGCCGGTATCAACCAAGTCATCCCATACGAATTCTTCGCTGGAGACGGTATGTTGACTCGCCTTATCTTGAAAGCTTCTGACAAGGCTCCATGGTCAGACAACGGAACAGCTAAAAATCCCGCTCTTCCACCAGTAGAAAAATTGGGCAAAGGCCTTTACTTCTATGAAGTGGACTTGGCAGGCACCCAAGGTAAATCTGATAAAGAGCTGCTTGACTTGTTGAAACAAAATGGCACACATAGCTATAAAGCTACCATCAAAGTGTACGGTGCAAAAGACGGCAAGCCTGACTTAACTAATCTGGTAGCAACTAAAGATTTGGATGTCAACTTGAATGGTTTGACCACCTCAGCTGAAGTCCAAAAAGGTGTGGCTGACAATACTAAAGACACAGTAGATGTTCCGGCTAGCTACCTTGACAAAGCCAATTTCCCAGGCCCATTTACAGCTGGTGTCAACCAAGTCATTCCATATGAATTCTTCGCTGGAGACGGCATGTTAACTCGCCTGATCTTGAAAGCATCCGACAAGGCTCCATGGTCAGACAACGGTTCAGCTAAAAATCCTGCTCTTCCACCAGTAGAAAAATTGGGCAAAGGCCTTTACTTCTACGAAGTGGATTTAGCAGGCACCCAAGGTAAATCTGATAAAGAGCTACTTGATCTCTTAAAACAAAATGGTACACAAAGCTATAAAGCTACTATCAAGGTGTACGGTGCAAAAGACGGCAAGCCTGACTTAACTAATCTGGTAGCGACTAAAGATTTGACTGTTAATTTGAATGGTTTGACCACACCAAATCAGGTTAAAGAGTCTGGCTTGACCACATCAAATCAGGTTAAAGACTCTGTTGCTAATAACATCAAAAATAGCATTGATGTTCCAGCTAGCTACCTTGAAAAAGCAAATGTTCCAGGTCCATTCTTGGCAGGTGTTAACCAAGTTATTCCGTACGAAGCTTTTGGTGGAGATGGTATGTTGACTCGCCTCTTGTTAAAAGCTTCAGACAAAGCCCCATGGTCAGACAACGGAACAGCTAAAAATCCTGCCCTATTGCCACTTGAAGGCTTGGCTAAAGGCCAATATTTCTACGAAGTGGATTTGAATGGCAATACGGTTGGCAAAGATGGTCAGGCCTTGCTGGATCAACTTCGAGCTAACGGAACCCATACATATCTAGCTACTGTTAAAGTCTATGGAGCTAAAGATGGCAAACCTGATTTGAGCAATCTAGTAGCTACTCGTCAAGTAACGATTCAGCTTCGTGGAAAAGAAATGGCGTCAACACCATCTCAACAAGGTCAGATGAATACGAAACCTTCTGAAACAGGCTCTACAGGTACAACTGAGGGTATGATGGGCACAAATCATCGTATGTCAGACATGAAGACCGATCAACCAGCTTCTAGCCCAATGACTAATATGATGAAAAAAGATGATAAAGCGATGCTACCAAATACTGGGGAAGCTAAAACAGCTACAGCTGGCCTTGGTATCTTTGGTCTAGCCTTGGCAGGCCTTGTTGGACTTTTGGGTTTGACAACCAAACGAGAAGATTAA
- a CDS encoding sensor histidine kinase: MKLKNYILVGYLVSTLLTILVVFWAVQRMLIEKSEVYFLVGMTLIASFIGAAVSIFLLSPVFSSLKHLKKQAQDIAGKDFSAEIETKGPLEFQELGQAFNDMSHNLQATFQSLDESEQEKRMMIAQLSHDIKTPITSIQVTVEGILDGVIKEEERLHYLTTIGRQTERLNKLVEELDVLTLNTQPQETADEEVEEVFLDQLLIESMSEFQLQIEQEERDVYIQVSPELAKIKSHPDKLSRILVNLLNNAFKYSEPGTRIEVLAQLTEQELRISVKDEGQGILPEDLEKIFKRLYRVETSRNMKTGGHGLGLAIARELAHQLGGEITAESQYGLGSKFTFSLNLK; the protein is encoded by the coding sequence ATGAAATTAAAAAACTATATTTTAGTGGGGTATCTAGTGTCGACTCTGCTAACGATTTTGGTCGTTTTCTGGGCAGTCCAACGAATGTTGATCGAGAAAAGTGAAGTTTACTTTCTAGTTGGAATGACCTTGATTGCTAGTTTCATTGGCGCTGCAGTGAGCATCTTTCTTTTGTCGCCTGTTTTTTCTTCTCTGAAACATTTGAAAAAACAAGCTCAGGATATAGCAGGCAAGGATTTCAGCGCAGAAATTGAAACCAAAGGCCCATTAGAATTTCAAGAGCTGGGCCAGGCTTTTAATGACATGTCCCACAATTTGCAAGCTACCTTTCAATCACTTGATGAGAGCGAGCAAGAAAAGAGAATGATGATTGCGCAGCTCTCTCACGATATTAAAACTCCCATTACCTCTATTCAGGTTACTGTGGAGGGAATTCTAGATGGAGTTATTAAGGAAGAGGAGCGACTCCACTACTTAACCACGATTGGTCGGCAAACTGAGCGTCTAAACAAGCTAGTGGAGGAATTGGATGTTTTGACTCTCAATACACAACCTCAAGAAACTGCTGATGAGGAAGTCGAAGAGGTCTTTTTAGATCAGCTGTTGATTGAGTCAATGAGTGAATTTCAACTCCAGATTGAACAAGAGGAGCGGGATGTTTACATTCAAGTATCACCTGAGTTGGCGAAAATCAAGAGCCATCCTGACAAACTTTCCCGCATTCTGGTCAATTTGTTAAACAATGCCTTTAAATATTCAGAACCAGGAACCAGAATCGAGGTTCTTGCCCAATTAACAGAACAAGAGCTGAGAATCAGTGTGAAAGACGAGGGTCAGGGGATCCTTCCTGAGGATTTGGAAAAGATCTTTAAACGACTTTATCGTGTAGAAACTTCGCGTAACATGAAGACAGGTGGTCATGGTCTTGGTCTTGCGATTGCGCGAGAACTAGCCCATCAGCTTGGTGGGGAAATCACAGCAGAAAGTCAATATGGCTTAGGAAGCAAGTTTACATTCAGCCTTAATTTAAAATAA
- a CDS encoding ABC transporter ATP-binding protein: MKTLLHLQDLVKSFDHQIVLKHVSFELQPGEIIGLIGPSGAGKSTMIKTTLGMEKADGGLALVLNHTMPNRYILGDIGYMAQSDALYETLSGQENLEFFGQLKGLSKKDLKAEIAYIAQVVDLTDYLNKAVSGYSGGMKRRLSLAIALLGNPQLLILDEPTVGIDPSLRKKIWKELFALRDNGVGILVTTHVMDEAELTDKVGLLLGGKIIAFDTPQHLKESYQVSSIEEVFLKAEGE, translated from the coding sequence ATGAAAACATTACTACATTTACAAGATTTAGTAAAATCTTTTGACCATCAAATAGTTTTGAAACATGTCAGCTTTGAATTGCAGCCAGGAGAAATTATAGGCTTAATTGGTCCGTCTGGTGCTGGTAAATCAACTATGATTAAGACTACGTTAGGAATGGAAAAGGCTGATGGAGGCCTAGCTTTAGTGTTAAATCACACTATGCCCAATCGCTATATTTTAGGAGATATTGGCTATATGGCCCAATCAGATGCTTTATACGAGACCTTGTCAGGCCAAGAAAATCTGGAATTTTTTGGTCAGCTAAAGGGGCTTTCTAAAAAAGACCTGAAGGCGGAAATTGCTTATATAGCTCAAGTAGTAGATCTGACAGACTACTTAAACAAGGCGGTATCTGGTTATTCTGGAGGAATGAAACGGCGTTTGTCGCTGGCTATCGCGCTTTTAGGAAATCCTCAACTCTTGATTTTGGACGAACCGACAGTTGGAATCGACCCTTCTCTTCGAAAGAAAATCTGGAAAGAATTATTCGCGCTTAGAGACAATGGGGTTGGGATATTAGTTACTACCCATGTTATGGATGAAGCAGAGTTGACGGATAAGGTCGGCTTATTATTAGGCGGAAAAATCATTGCTTTTGATACACCGCAACACTTAAAAGAAAGTTATCAAGTTTCAAGTATTGAAGAAGTATTTTTGAAAGCAGAAGGAGAGTAA